ttagaagtaaaaatattcaagaaaaatgaaataaataatatgcagAAGTTACTAGtttaaatcaggaagaaaatagAGATCTAAACTTGGTTTGCTCGACCCCTACTAACCTGCACTATCTAGGAGCTTCACTACTCTTTGAGAAAATTCTATTCCATTGTCATCTCACCTTGTGTAGATGGTGAACAACATATTCAGTATGTTCAGTGTGTTTTACATATACCCAACCTGTggctttcaaaactttaaaacagCAAACAATGTGATTTATATGATTAATACATTTGTATTCTGAGGCACAATAAACTTTATGAAAAgtaattaacatttgaaaatactaaacTCCTCCCTCATCTCCTTAATCTACTTTAAATCAACTTTCACTAGATATTTCTCCTAtggataaaggaaaaaagatatatatttttaaaaatgagttgtaCCTAAACTCCCTTACTCCATAAAACTATAAAGAACATACAAGTTTTGTTCCCTCCACCCTACTACTCTCTACTGTTTAGGAGCTTGACAGCTCTGTTCCAACACAAAAGGGTAGAAAGTGTCAGGGCCTCCCTCCCTAGATGTGGGAGGAGCTGTAGGACTTGGCCCTGGAAGGGGCACTGGCTTCAGCCATTGTTGGAGCCCTGGCCGtgcctctcagccctgctctctccGCCTGATCTCTCAGAGCCTCGTCATAGAGGTCTGGGAAGGAAGTCAGGACAGTATCGTGGATCTTGGCCAGCACCTCCAACACTTTCATCTTACTGGTCTCAACACAAGCTCTCAGGCCCCACAGGAACTCGTAGTGCAGAGGATCGCTATTGGGCACCTGTCGATACTTCAGGTACTTCTTCTGCACCAGATCTTTGGTGAGGAGccttctgggctccccaaagatccAGTGACTCCTCCCAGTATAGACCCCCAACACACTGAGGAATTCCCAGACATCCTCCCCGGGGGCGTGGTTACTCTTCCTGAAGATAATGCCCAGGAGCACCATGAGGAAACCGGACTTGGGCAGACCACCCCCCTCACTCAGACCTTCATCGCCGCCGAGGTTGAGCTTGTAGATGAGAGCGTAGATGATCATGCTACGGCCGACTACCGTCAGCTTCAGGCCAAAGACCAGCTCCATGTGCTTAGAGGCTCTCCTGAGGATCTCAAGGAAGTGCTGCCTATACTTCCTGCCAACGACCTTCAGCAGGGTGTGCTGCGAGATTGGCTCCTTCTTGGTGTCCTTCTCCAGCAGGAACTCCACCAGCATGCTGGCCTTCCTGGTCAGAGGATCTTTGCGAGTGCTCTGAGTggcaggggctgcctgggaggcacctgcactttcctcccctgggccctgggcaccttcaTCAGATCCTGCACAGGAAGGCCCTGCATCAGGAGAGCTAGGGGCCATGGCTCCCAGAAGCTCCTAGTGATCCCCAGTAGCAGGGGAGCTCAGGGGAGAAGCCTGAGGGACAGACGAAGAGGAGGAGGGGCGCTCCTCTTTGGGGGCTGCAGCAGCAGTGGTCTGGGCCTCCTGGGGTCTCTGAGTGTCCCCCTGGACCTGGTGGAATTTCACACGGACATAGTACTTGTTCTTGTGCCTCCGAGGCATGGTGACACTGGTTATGGATCACAGGCACATACGGGCAGGGTGGCAGGCAAGGAGGGCCCCTAGAGGAAGGACAAGCAGATGTTGTGAGCAACTTCAGTGAGGAGATTCCTCCCTGGCTTGAACCCAAGCCGCCTCTGAGGGGTCCTTGAGGCCAGTGCTCTAGGACCCACAAGTCTCGTCTTCTGCTGGTGAGCCCCTCCCTTGAGACTGCTGAGTAAGAAGTGAGAGTGATTGCTGGGGCACAGCCAGACAGCCCTGCCTGGGCGTTAGAGGGAGCCCTGTCGGGGCTGGCTGGGGAGGCAGGTCCTTTCAGTTCACATTTCAGAGTCATGATGAAAACTGGGGCAAGACTCCCTcttatcccccccacccccaaagccaCCCACCTTGTTCCCTCTCTTGCTTTGAAGTTGACGGTGCCACCTTCCCTGTCACCTCAGACAATGAGAGGAGGGAATGTTCAGGCCCCCAATGGAGGGAGCCGGGACCCGCCCTTCTGCTGTCTCCAGGCTGCCCCTTCACAACCAAGCTGCAACCTCCCCAGACAGACCACCAAACCATCCCCATGTTTGGCTGGGAGGAAGTGCTGGCTACAGGGGAGGGTCCTGAGTCGGCCTTGTGATGGGGAGGATGGTCATTACCCTGAATCCTCCCGAGCCCTGACATCCTCCCTCTGCTGACCGGCTGCCAGCCCTTAGGAACGAGGTCCCTTCTTCCCCGAGTGTCCTGTGTTGGCGATCGTAGTCAGGGAGCCCCTCAGCCTTTAGAACTGCCCAGATGCTGACTGGTTGCTCTCCGGCCAAGTCATGCTGGGTAAGGGCTTAGGGGTGGCCGCCAATCTGGTGTGTTGAGACACTCAGTCACCCCATGGGTCCCTCCTTCACTCCACAGAATCCCGGACTTCCCTCCCACCGAACAGAGCCAGGGTCCACCAACCCCACACCCAGATCCACCACCCCTGGACCCAGGTTATGTCCCGAGAACCTGCGTTCGTAGACGATGGACATTGCACCTAAAAGCCAGGCCCAAGCCTACAGGCCTAGAGCAGGTGCGGGTTGCCGGGGGATTGTGAAGTCCCCACTTTTCGGATGGAAAAAGGTGTTGGGAGTGCCAGGGCGTATCTTTGTAACTATCCAGTGCACTTGTAGCTCATGTCACCTCCGACTTGGACCCCTGATGAGACCTCGGACTC
The nucleotide sequence above comes from Capricornis sumatraensis isolate serow.1 chromosome X, serow.2, whole genome shotgun sequence. Encoded proteins:
- the LOC138071889 gene encoding melanoma-associated antigen B4-like, with translation MAPSSPDAGPSCAGSDEGAQGPGEESAGASQAAPATQSTRKDPLTRKASMLVEFLLEKDTKKEPISQHTLLKVVGRKYRQHFLEILRRASKHMELVFGLKLTVVGRSMIIYALIYKLNLGGDEGLSEGGGLPKSGFLMVLLGIIFRKSNHAPGEDVWEFLSVLGVYTGRSHWIFGEPRRLLTKDLVQKKYLKYRQVPNSDPLHYEFLWGLRACVETSKMKVLEVLAKIHDTVLTSFPDLYDEALRDQAERAGLRGTARAPTMAEASAPSRAKSYSSSHI